A genomic region of Nitrospira lenta contains the following coding sequences:
- a CDS encoding GmrSD restriction endonuclease domain-containing protein — MKSDISTKLTTETAYFNQLIADIKKGEVKIPQFQRKFVWKDEQALELLDSVANGYPIGSILLWKTVDKLNAARDIGVFQLPKTDEITPTNYVLDGQQRLTVIYSCLGAPENAPGYMAGYDLANETFLELKPGAGRPDVFPLRKLFQTTSLLNYRTSLLALPNAAQLQQRLDDLIAAFTQYKLPVVTLKDLTIDEVCPIFERINSSGTRLSTYDLMVAATWAEDFDLNEKVGGILASIESKGYGETERSTILKAVSAVQLDSIQDKALRDLRKLTTPEIEALAVRTESALKHAVDALSTQFKIHSWDFLSYEAVLIITTYLFRDTKHLSAEQSARLRQWFWRASFGERYKVGGENFVSRDLEIVRRYVLEGVGDPEQFGTIPIAAEWAKTQFKSNVSRSRAYILALAAAAPRNLPNGMVVDVEHALSSYNKKEYHHVYPRAYLKALGEGETSNVLGNIIMLTAASNKTISDNSPAKYIPAIVASLGKECDAVFASNLLPLPSSFDYAKSSYGDFLAARGPLISKHVEDLILT; from the coding sequence ATGAAGTCAGACATTTCGACGAAACTCACTACAGAGACGGCGTACTTCAATCAACTGATCGCCGATATCAAGAAGGGTGAAGTCAAGATCCCACAGTTCCAGCGCAAATTCGTCTGGAAGGACGAGCAGGCACTCGAACTACTGGACTCAGTGGCAAACGGTTATCCGATTGGCAGCATTTTGCTTTGGAAGACTGTCGACAAACTTAACGCAGCCCGCGACATCGGAGTCTTTCAATTACCGAAGACTGACGAGATAACGCCAACCAACTACGTCTTGGACGGACAGCAGCGACTTACGGTCATCTACTCATGCTTGGGAGCGCCGGAGAACGCGCCAGGCTACATGGCTGGGTACGACCTCGCCAACGAAACATTCCTCGAACTCAAGCCCGGCGCTGGAAGGCCCGATGTCTTCCCGCTGCGTAAGCTCTTCCAGACGACAAGCCTTCTGAATTATCGGACCTCGCTCTTGGCTCTGCCAAATGCCGCCCAGTTACAGCAGCGGCTGGACGACCTAATCGCGGCGTTTACCCAGTACAAGCTTCCGGTTGTCACGCTCAAGGATCTTACTATTGATGAGGTATGCCCCATCTTCGAGCGCATCAATAGTTCTGGTACTCGACTGTCTACCTATGACTTGATGGTTGCTGCTACTTGGGCAGAGGACTTCGACCTGAATGAGAAAGTCGGTGGAATCCTTGCGTCGATAGAATCAAAAGGCTATGGGGAGACGGAGAGATCCACGATCCTCAAAGCAGTCTCGGCAGTCCAACTTGATTCGATTCAAGACAAGGCCCTCCGAGACCTTCGCAAGCTGACCACTCCTGAGATTGAAGCACTTGCCGTGCGTACTGAATCGGCGCTCAAGCACGCAGTTGACGCGTTAAGCACTCAGTTCAAAATTCACAGTTGGGACTTTCTCTCCTACGAGGCCGTCTTAATAATCACGACCTACCTTTTCCGCGACACAAAACACCTCTCGGCCGAGCAGTCAGCTCGCCTACGTCAGTGGTTCTGGCGCGCGTCGTTCGGTGAGCGGTACAAGGTCGGCGGCGAGAACTTTGTTTCCCGTGACCTAGAAATAGTCCGACGCTATGTCTTGGAAGGCGTCGGCGACCCTGAACAATTCGGCACTATCCCAATAGCTGCTGAATGGGCAAAGACACAATTCAAGAGCAATGTCTCCCGCTCCCGTGCATACATCCTGGCACTAGCGGCAGCTGCACCTAGAAACCTACCCAACGGGATGGTCGTGGACGTCGAGCACGCACTGTCCTCCTATAACAAGAAGGAATACCACCATGTGTACCCGCGGGCATACCTTAAGGCGCTGGGTGAAGGTGAAACGTCGAATGTTCTGGGCAACATCATCATGTTGACCGCTGCATCGAACAAGACGATATCGGATAACTCGCCCGCAAAGTACATTCCCGCTATCGTGGCTTCTCTTGGGAAAGAGTGCGACGCAGTGTTTGCGTCAAACCTTCTGCCTCTACCCTCGTCCTTCGATTATGCCAAGAGTTCGTACGGCGATTTCCTTGCGGCCCGCGGTCCACTTATATCGAAACACGTCGAGGACCTCATCCTGACTTAG
- a CDS encoding helix-turn-helix domain-containing protein, with protein sequence MTIEDEGGWGYTFKGFGRHLRKAINDKGFKQETLADRIGISIRALSLYLSGERIPRADVLTKMARELGVTIDYLCVGTQPGLGVYKDEIRGIAGLLGNLSPRELKPVEDFTRAYVHGDIQIRDHLEQLAKMAWLLTQDRLEYNHRLLQLYGKPSPEGSQKDHRETKNKGKKRLS encoded by the coding sequence ATGACGATTGAGGATGAAGGAGGCTGGGGCTATACATTCAAGGGATTTGGACGGCACCTCAGGAAGGCCATCAACGATAAAGGCTTCAAGCAAGAGACATTGGCGGATCGGATTGGAATATCGATTCGCGCCTTGAGCTTGTATCTCTCAGGAGAACGGATACCTCGCGCCGATGTACTCACGAAGATGGCGAGAGAGCTTGGCGTGACAATCGACTATCTCTGCGTGGGAACCCAACCTGGGCTAGGTGTATATAAAGACGAAATCCGTGGAATTGCTGGACTGCTTGGGAACTTGTCCCCTAGAGAGTTGAAACCGGTGGAAGACTTCACTCGCGCCTACGTGCATGGAGATATCCAAATTCGCGACCACCTGGAGCAGCTTGCCAAGATGGCCTGGCTGCTGACCCAGGACCGTCTCGAATATAACCACAGGCTACTTCAGTTGTATGGGAAGCCGTCTCCGGAAGGGTCACAGAAGGACCATAGGGAAACAAAGAACAAAGGCAAGAAACGCCTTTCATGA
- a CDS encoding TnsA endonuclease C-terminal domain-containing protein: protein MARRSHLSHPWDRKRARYRPVTSDFLYTVRTRHRVEPHVRALKYEEALSEPTQLRSLEIERAYWHQRGIDWKLILHSQIPLAYVANIEWVHPYRRPLSLYPLAGVELDRIQRVLIPMLRRSHDRCCDVTDWCDARMRLPEGTALAMVRYLIANRLLLVDMHIRIIPTNPLIVLDDAQDDFLL, encoded by the coding sequence ATCGCCCGCCGGTCCCACCTGTCTCATCCCTGGGACCGCAAGCGCGCTCGTTACCGACCGGTCACATCGGACTTTCTCTATACCGTGCGGACTCGTCACCGGGTTGAGCCTCACGTGCGGGCCCTTAAATACGAAGAGGCACTTTCGGAGCCGACTCAACTGCGAAGCCTTGAGATCGAACGCGCGTATTGGCATCAGCGGGGGATTGACTGGAAACTCATCCTCCACAGCCAAATCCCTCTCGCTTATGTCGCAAACATCGAATGGGTCCATCCCTATAGAAGACCGTTATCACTGTATCCATTGGCCGGCGTTGAACTCGATCGGATCCAGCGTGTGTTGATACCCATGTTGAGGCGGTCCCATGATCGGTGTTGTGATGTGACGGATTGGTGTGACGCACGAATGCGACTTCCTGAAGGAACCGCCCTGGCGATGGTGCGCTATCTCATTGCGAATCGTCTCCTTCTGGTCGACATGCATATCCGCATCATTCCGACCAATCCCCTCATTGTGCTGGACGACGCACAAGACGATTTCCTGCTGTAG
- a CDS encoding DDE-type integrase/transposase/recombinase encodes MEISENIVIEWEDERRERVLRLSTDRSEWICIVLAAKRLTLKRYDVEELQAALDRGVVKILDHDPMQAPYANMPDHQIRKTLRRVRDRRWRRVREVFTNPKILDDACRSRLLKSVVPHRTGYRLLTRYLKCGQTPNALLADYDQCGAKGQPREIAVNERRRPPKASRSHEPTKAIREVFQCWLEEKYDKKTKPSLHDIFIAMSGAEWSCGFELNHDGTRVPKLLPQDHRPTEDQFRYYFNHYHDPERSAEQRMGAVMAARAAKVRDRDTRHLAFGPNSLWMGDGMDSRVYIREGDEDTEPDNLIRSTVKTELFIIDGDDSLQILGAPKIYAIGDVFTGAILIAYATLEEESYESIKTAFELATCDKVEYCRQHGITIAEHEWPFRHLPDAILTDRGPLRGKMGDHLAKVFGINVQTTAPYRPDLKGFIERTIRTIRQRLLNSLPGASRGRRTPGEEDPRLKTALTLKELNTLLITATLYHNNFRRRRNYPITPDMRRDGLQPYPIRIWRWGVTRRSGVMRMLPQEVIRHKLLPVATARMTEQGVYFGKLYYGSTGAFFHTMRFRAKHRGTFSVSIAFDHRLVDVVYLLRDAGREFVKCEIKGSSDRFAGRSWAEVRALLREERRQTTLARTRDDQGTLAYQTLATKIVKTAGARAAKLRRAPSAAAQVRGIRQTWQAGKRRRRVASARAQHGVKPNHAARSTRRGASAPTAPPLSTRRKRLLGTFNRVWKGGRDGRMSRV; translated from the coding sequence ATGGAGATCTCAGAAAACATTGTGATCGAGTGGGAGGATGAGAGAAGAGAACGGGTGCTGCGGTTGTCCACAGACCGGAGCGAATGGATCTGTATTGTCTTAGCCGCGAAGCGCTTGACGCTGAAGCGGTACGACGTGGAAGAGCTGCAGGCTGCGCTCGACCGCGGTGTGGTGAAGATTCTTGATCATGATCCGATGCAGGCCCCCTACGCCAATATGCCAGACCACCAAATCCGCAAGACACTTCGTCGGGTGAGAGACCGACGCTGGAGACGGGTAAGAGAAGTCTTTACGAATCCCAAGATTCTGGATGATGCCTGTCGGTCGAGGCTCCTCAAGTCAGTGGTTCCCCACCGAACAGGCTATCGGTTATTGACGCGCTATTTGAAATGCGGGCAAACGCCGAACGCACTCTTGGCGGACTATGATCAATGTGGAGCCAAGGGTCAGCCGCGAGAGATTGCGGTGAATGAGAGAAGGCGTCCACCGAAGGCCTCGCGGTCTCACGAACCAACGAAGGCCATACGCGAAGTGTTTCAGTGTTGGCTCGAAGAGAAATATGACAAGAAGACGAAGCCGTCCCTTCATGACATTTTCATTGCCATGTCAGGGGCTGAATGGTCCTGTGGTTTTGAATTGAACCACGATGGCACACGGGTACCCAAGTTACTGCCTCAAGATCACCGTCCAACGGAAGATCAGTTTCGGTACTACTTCAATCACTATCATGATCCAGAACGGTCAGCCGAGCAGCGTATGGGAGCCGTGATGGCGGCGAGAGCCGCCAAGGTCCGAGATCGTGATACCCGCCATCTCGCCTTTGGGCCCAACTCTCTGTGGATGGGAGATGGGATGGATTCTCGCGTTTATATCAGGGAAGGTGATGAGGACACTGAACCAGACAACCTCATCCGATCTACAGTCAAGACCGAACTGTTCATTATCGATGGGGACGATTCGCTGCAGATTCTCGGCGCCCCCAAAATCTATGCGATTGGAGACGTCTTCACGGGAGCTATTCTGATTGCCTATGCCACGTTGGAGGAAGAAAGTTACGAGAGTATTAAAACCGCTTTTGAACTCGCCACCTGTGACAAGGTTGAATACTGCCGACAGCACGGCATCACCATCGCCGAGCATGAATGGCCGTTCCGTCACCTCCCTGATGCCATCCTCACTGATCGCGGCCCGCTGAGGGGCAAAATGGGCGATCATCTAGCCAAGGTGTTTGGAATCAATGTCCAAACGACGGCGCCGTACCGCCCAGATCTCAAAGGCTTTATTGAGCGGACGATTCGGACCATTCGACAACGGCTACTGAATTCCTTGCCGGGAGCGTCGCGCGGGCGTCGCACACCGGGTGAGGAGGATCCACGCTTAAAGACCGCGCTGACATTGAAGGAGCTCAACACGCTCCTCATCACTGCGACCCTGTACCATAACAACTTTCGTCGCCGGCGCAATTATCCCATCACTCCGGACATGCGTCGCGATGGTCTCCAGCCGTACCCGATTCGCATTTGGCGATGGGGGGTCACGCGACGGTCGGGGGTCATGAGGATGCTGCCACAGGAGGTGATCCGTCACAAACTGCTGCCAGTGGCGACGGCCAGGATGACCGAACAGGGCGTGTATTTCGGCAAGCTGTATTACGGGAGTACGGGCGCGTTCTTCCATACCATGCGGTTTCGAGCAAAACATCGCGGCACATTCTCTGTCTCGATTGCTTTCGATCACCGATTGGTTGACGTCGTCTATCTCTTACGCGACGCTGGGCGTGAGTTTGTGAAATGCGAGATCAAAGGCTCGAGCGATCGATTTGCAGGGCGGAGTTGGGCCGAGGTGAGGGCGCTTCTCAGGGAAGAGCGTCGTCAAACGACGCTGGCCCGAACACGAGATGATCAGGGTACGCTCGCCTACCAGACGCTGGCCACCAAGATTGTGAAGACCGCTGGCGCGCGAGCCGCCAAGCTGCGTCGAGCCCCTTCTGCGGCTGCCCAGGTTCGCGGAATTCGACAGACCTGGCAGGCGGGGAAACGTCGGCGCCGCGTGGCCAGTGCCAGAGCGCAGCATGGAGTAAAGCCCAACCACGCCGCTAGGTCAACCCGTCGGGGCGCATCTGCCCCCACTGCCCCGCCCCTCTCGACCCGTCGCAAACGCCTCTTAGGAACCTTCAATCGTGTGTGGAAAGGAGGTCGTGATGGCCGAATGTCCCGTGTGTGA
- a CDS encoding ATP-binding protein, translating to MAECPVCDQLPSFAKHLHQYPDLGMAWYDANPLARGLGRLRTDDEVIQHLSLPPMLPPDIRQKPAHERVHHLGIAIKRLFIPTTEAVRLYRAIEQMLYQRYVELTPFLPGFTKEVKKRSAQFMEDWVADLSPQDPVANHLLVRGFPGTGKSRTVQRCLSLFTPVLYHSEFQGRPFPFQQRVAVKLDCPPEGSVRGLCLQFLAELDRLFVRKDGRKTNYFQHYKRLTKNELLVVMAELALQHGVGLLVIDEIQNLLDALVDGRRVILNFLVGLENTIGVPVLVVGTYAADELVLARYHQVRRSEGEGHFEWVPMMCDEEWDKFVKALWSCQVIQKPARFGKEFSQTLYELSGGVMDLALRIFRFAQEDAIAEETESVTLRSLTEAAAHHCPLSRGTLEALKARDWNNPLLQDLSDMLTGEQREELKNSQGTALAVAEADDVTAPQRKHSIDKAKPASKRTASTGRKQKPQALGEATSRRRKSPCKQRQTCTGQLQRLVSEGSANGVSATEALKDHVAKPSTDQKEAQP from the coding sequence ATGGCCGAATGTCCCGTGTGTGATCAGTTGCCGTCCTTTGCGAAGCATCTCCACCAGTATCCCGACCTCGGCATGGCGTGGTATGACGCTAACCCCTTGGCCCGAGGGCTCGGCCGTCTGCGAACAGACGACGAGGTGATACAACACCTCAGCCTTCCTCCTATGCTGCCTCCTGATATCCGGCAAAAACCCGCTCATGAGCGAGTCCATCACCTTGGGATAGCCATAAAACGGCTCTTCATTCCCACCACAGAGGCCGTGCGTTTGTACCGCGCGATTGAGCAGATGCTCTATCAACGCTATGTTGAGCTGACACCGTTTCTGCCCGGGTTCACGAAAGAGGTCAAAAAGCGTAGCGCCCAATTCATGGAGGATTGGGTGGCCGACCTGTCCCCACAGGACCCTGTAGCAAATCATTTACTGGTACGAGGATTTCCCGGGACTGGAAAAAGCCGGACGGTGCAGCGATGCCTATCTCTGTTCACGCCTGTGCTCTATCACAGTGAGTTTCAAGGAAGACCCTTTCCGTTCCAACAGCGTGTGGCGGTCAAACTTGATTGTCCACCGGAAGGATCTGTTCGTGGTCTGTGTCTGCAGTTTCTGGCTGAATTGGATCGCCTCTTCGTCCGCAAGGACGGCAGAAAGACGAATTATTTCCAGCACTACAAAAGACTGACGAAGAATGAGCTTTTGGTAGTCATGGCGGAACTCGCGTTGCAGCACGGGGTGGGGCTCCTCGTTATCGATGAAATCCAAAACCTTTTGGACGCCCTGGTGGATGGTCGGAGGGTCATCCTAAATTTTCTCGTGGGGCTTGAGAACACGATCGGGGTCCCGGTGCTGGTCGTGGGCACCTATGCGGCGGATGAGCTGGTTTTGGCGCGCTATCACCAAGTACGCCGGTCGGAGGGCGAAGGCCATTTCGAATGGGTGCCGATGATGTGTGATGAGGAATGGGACAAATTCGTGAAGGCACTATGGAGTTGTCAGGTCATTCAGAAACCGGCGCGCTTTGGCAAGGAGTTCAGTCAGACACTGTATGAACTGTCTGGAGGTGTGATGGACCTCGCGCTACGCATTTTTCGCTTTGCCCAGGAAGATGCCATCGCGGAAGAAACCGAGAGTGTGACGCTGCGGTCTCTGACCGAGGCTGCAGCCCACCACTGCCCGCTGAGTCGCGGTACTCTTGAAGCCCTCAAGGCGCGGGATTGGAATAATCCGTTGCTACAGGATCTGTCCGATATGCTCACGGGCGAACAGCGCGAAGAGCTAAAAAACAGTCAGGGGACTGCACTTGCTGTGGCCGAAGCAGATGACGTCACGGCGCCACAACGCAAGCACTCCATCGACAAGGCAAAGCCAGCGAGCAAGAGGACAGCTTCAACAGGCCGCAAACAGAAGCCGCAGGCCTTAGGTGAAGCGACTTCGAGGCGACGCAAGTCGCCCTGCAAGCAGCGTCAGACGTGCACCGGACAACTCCAGAGATTGGTCAGCGAAGGGTCGGCCAATGGGGTATCAGCGACCGAGGCGCTCAAAGACCATGTGGCGAAGCCATCCACTGATCAGAAGGAGGCCCAGCCATGA
- a CDS encoding TnsD family Tn7-like transposition protein, with protein sequence MEWLLGHPEMLVSHDTVKTAYGTILGKAGFVTRTGHFQATALVEKAQQYFSPTLLSLIGVPIKNLVNGIRGLFKTDEGRRRPDLIRHLLVLQLLDRSVEEFFSMKPVYKSSKLDEIYSHVAEQRENELKGPWRCPNRAAGHYAKMVVKKRRKERKWGDRWVFSCKCGMVYRATHPDGPGRVYSRHIVHHGATWDSKLRQLWEERTLSLVAIAKQLGVDRGHLRHEAQRLQLSLPRSVAPQGGITSFPPPRRRRRAPNLAFHRKVFLTLLQQHHGKPRSFLSREAPPSYAALWRHDRPWMTTHLPPKLMKRPSQQKRDWPLIDRTWEGRIKEAYAKLVGEGMLKRITTTRLYHEAGLRRIPQKHRIHVPSTMAVLAQLSEKREGNAIRRIQWAVRVAGESGGVCVLNNMTTWQELRMSYKTWKLPVVQQVVKQLQTNAF encoded by the coding sequence ATGGAATGGTTGTTAGGGCATCCGGAGATGCTAGTCAGTCACGACACAGTAAAAACTGCATACGGCACAATTTTGGGAAAAGCCGGCTTCGTGACTCGCACCGGGCACTTTCAGGCTACAGCACTAGTAGAGAAAGCCCAGCAGTACTTCTCTCCCACGCTCCTATCATTGATCGGCGTGCCCATCAAAAACTTGGTTAATGGGATCCGAGGGCTGTTTAAAACAGATGAAGGACGACGCAGACCGGATCTCATCCGGCATCTCCTTGTACTTCAGCTGTTAGACCGATCCGTAGAAGAGTTCTTCAGCATGAAGCCGGTTTATAAATCTTCTAAGCTCGACGAGATCTATTCGCACGTTGCTGAACAGCGTGAAAATGAACTGAAAGGTCCTTGGCGATGTCCCAATCGAGCCGCTGGGCATTATGCCAAAATGGTCGTTAAGAAACGCAGAAAAGAGCGAAAGTGGGGCGATCGATGGGTCTTCAGCTGTAAGTGCGGTATGGTGTATCGGGCTACCCATCCTGATGGTCCAGGTCGTGTCTACAGCCGGCATATTGTTCATCATGGTGCTACATGGGACTCGAAGTTGCGCCAATTATGGGAGGAGCGGACTTTATCGCTAGTCGCGATTGCAAAGCAGCTCGGCGTCGATAGGGGGCATCTCAGACATGAGGCCCAGCGCTTACAACTGTCCCTACCAAGGAGCGTGGCGCCGCAAGGGGGAATCACGAGCTTTCCCCCTCCTAGAAGGCGACGCCGTGCGCCAAATTTAGCCTTTCATCGAAAGGTGTTCTTAACCCTTCTTCAGCAGCATCACGGAAAACCAAGATCTTTCCTTTCAAGAGAAGCGCCCCCAAGCTATGCCGCGTTATGGAGGCACGACCGGCCTTGGATGACAACACATTTACCGCCAAAACTCATGAAGCGACCCAGCCAACAGAAGAGAGATTGGCCTCTGATAGATCGCACCTGGGAGGGGCGTATTAAAGAGGCATACGCCAAGCTTGTCGGCGAGGGGATGCTGAAGCGGATTACGACAACCAGACTGTACCATGAAGCGGGACTGCGTCGTATTCCCCAAAAGCATAGGATACATGTTCCGAGCACAATGGCTGTCTTGGCTCAGCTATCGGAGAAGCGCGAGGGCAATGCGATCCGTCGCATTCAGTGGGCTGTACGGGTTGCGGGAGAATCCGGAGGTGTCTGTGTACTTAATAATATGACGACATGGCAAGAGCTGCGAATGTCATATAAGACTTGGAAGCTGCCGGTAGTGCAACAAGTCGTCAAACAACTTCAGACCAATGCCTTCTAA
- a CDS encoding TnsD family Tn7-like transposition protein → MAVAKDVQWLLQHGSVAAHFTYSEKYRFLMAERGWGTYRKRLTWHPFWSAFSQMHPISWLRSLEGHGKPLSTGRGIRALLSAHERALPPVFHLLLIHFLGLTVEEFLLAPDRPDWFGTSPWPCLNPVAPHVNHRAVVQHEVRTRRQDGRPIGTFLCGCGFSYSRVGPDWGPLAAYQYDRVEAYGLYWEWVLRKGWQDRRVSRQELATRLGISSVTLWQEARRLGLLPLSRSSRKPGRQLQQGRGSVTERERRRTQWEQLAQRHRRTMSQERRCRRLYAWLFRWDQAWLETKRRTTRARGFTRTWAPRLDWAIRDRQLAAAITKTGIQIKGEQGIPQWISTHRLVTASGHGRWIVLNLGRLPKTRQAIQSAVESREAFRVRRETWRIQHGALAKGVSVGNPTNPRSGELFQRIHGEAVRDGQQGLFGAEGGGW, encoded by the coding sequence GTGGCCGTGGCGAAGGACGTCCAGTGGCTTCTCCAGCATGGAAGCGTGGCCGCTCACTTTACCTATTCCGAGAAATACCGTTTTCTCATGGCGGAACGAGGATGGGGCACGTATCGCAAACGCCTTACCTGGCATCCATTTTGGTCCGCCTTTTCACAGATGCATCCGATAAGCTGGCTCCGAAGCCTGGAAGGCCATGGGAAGCCGCTCAGTACGGGACGAGGCATTCGGGCTCTCCTTTCGGCTCACGAGCGAGCGCTACCGCCTGTGTTTCATCTCTTGTTGATTCATTTTCTGGGCTTGACAGTTGAAGAGTTTCTACTGGCGCCTGACCGTCCCGATTGGTTTGGAACCAGTCCCTGGCCGTGTCTCAATCCGGTCGCGCCACATGTCAACCACCGTGCGGTGGTCCAGCATGAGGTGCGAACGCGTCGGCAGGATGGCCGGCCGATCGGAACCTTTCTCTGCGGGTGTGGCTTCAGCTATTCCCGCGTAGGGCCTGATTGGGGGCCTCTGGCAGCGTATCAATATGACCGTGTGGAAGCCTACGGGCTGTATTGGGAGTGGGTGCTTCGGAAAGGCTGGCAAGATCGGCGTGTGAGCCGTCAAGAACTCGCAACCCGCCTCGGCATTTCGAGCGTGACACTGTGGCAGGAAGCGCGTCGCCTCGGGTTGCTGCCCCTGTCGAGGTCTTCGCGAAAGCCTGGCCGTCAACTGCAGCAGGGGAGAGGGTCTGTCACAGAACGTGAGCGCCGGCGAACCCAGTGGGAGCAATTGGCACAACGACATCGCCGGACCATGAGTCAGGAGCGGCGTTGCCGTCGGCTCTACGCCTGGTTGTTTCGATGGGACCAGGCCTGGCTCGAGACTAAGCGGAGAACCACACGTGCACGTGGCTTCACACGGACATGGGCTCCTCGGCTTGATTGGGCGATACGAGATCGACAGCTTGCCGCGGCGATCACGAAGACCGGGATCCAGATCAAGGGGGAGCAGGGGATTCCCCAGTGGATCAGTACTCATCGGCTCGTGACGGCCTCGGGTCATGGCCGATGGATCGTTCTTAATCTTGGCCGGCTCCCAAAGACGCGGCAGGCCATCCAGTCTGCGGTGGAGTCTCGCGAGGCGTTTCGGGTGAGGCGAGAGACCTGGAGGATTCAGCACGGTGCATTGGCCAAAGGGGTGTCAGTGGGAAACCCGACCAATCCACGGTCAGGCGAGCTGTTTCAGCGGATTCACGGAGAGGCGGTCCGCGATGGGCAACAGGGTCTGTTTGGAGCAGAGGGAGGGGGCTGGTGA
- a CDS encoding TnsD family Tn7-like transposition protein has product MMNRADPKTVSVRISITGAQKDKLQRRISHGGTGTLSSEIGRAIDQYHAGPKQVEQAFLRELKNAKPKDCEQKRVQWQQLAQRGLREIGGTRDWAPRLDWSARDRQVAGAITRTAAQLNAHQGPPQWISRHRLITHSGYARWIAPYLDRLPQTRQAIQTAVETRQAFQLRRAAWYEGREKEVAGKAAESWSRHPPVPSACGQQGLFDASEGGW; this is encoded by the coding sequence ATGATGAACAGGGCAGACCCAAAGACCGTCTCCGTGCGGATCTCGATCACTGGGGCTCAGAAGGACAAGTTGCAACGCCGGATTAGCCATGGAGGGACCGGGACGCTCTCCAGTGAAATCGGTCGAGCGATTGATCAGTATCATGCTGGTCCCAAACAGGTCGAACAAGCTTTTCTCAGGGAGCTGAAGAACGCGAAACCGAAGGACTGTGAGCAAAAGCGGGTGCAGTGGCAACAGCTTGCCCAGCGTGGATTGCGAGAGATCGGGGGGACTCGGGACTGGGCTCCGCGTCTGGACTGGTCTGCTCGTGATCGCCAGGTGGCTGGGGCAATTACTCGGACGGCCGCACAGTTGAACGCGCATCAAGGCCCACCGCAGTGGATCAGTCGACATCGGCTCATCACTCACTCGGGCTATGCTCGATGGATAGCACCCTATTTGGATCGGCTTCCGCAGACACGCCAGGCAATCCAGACGGCAGTAGAAACACGCCAGGCTTTTCAACTGAGGCGAGCGGCCTGGTATGAGGGGAGGGAAAAAGAGGTAGCCGGTAAGGCGGCTGAGTCATGGTCACGACATCCCCCGGTGCCATCAGCGTGTGGGCAACAGGGGCTCTTTGATGCAAGCGAAGGGGGTTGGTGA
- a CDS encoding antitoxin Xre/MbcA/ParS toxin-binding domain-containing protein, which produces MYADSEPTKTRKSAEKPAGKRKTVKRSAQATQDAFYIQQEAVEAFGTESKANVWLTRPNSRLKNKTPLFLLGTKAGNARVQNLLKQIEHEKQS; this is translated from the coding sequence ATGTACGCCGACTCGGAGCCCACTAAGACAAGGAAATCTGCCGAGAAACCCGCGGGAAAGCGGAAAACCGTCAAGAGGAGCGCACAAGCAACACAAGACGCGTTTTATATTCAGCAGGAGGCAGTTGAGGCATTTGGAACAGAGTCCAAAGCGAATGTCTGGCTCACGCGACCTAACTCTCGCCTCAAGAACAAGACTCCACTTTTCCTACTTGGGACCAAAGCCGGTAATGCGCGCGTACAGAACCTTCTCAAACAGATTGAACACGAAAAGCAAAGTTAA